The Lycium barbarum isolate Lr01 chromosome 11, ASM1917538v2, whole genome shotgun sequence genome contains the following window.
attttgttgaggagTATATCTAGCTGTCACTTGATGCTTAATACCATACTTCTTCAAATAATTATCACACATAAGAAAATCAGTTCCCCTATCACTTCTCAATGTCTTAATAAAATATCCACTTTGCTTCTCTACATAAGCCTTGAAGCTCTTAAAAACTTCACATGCATCTgatttattttttagaaaatatACCCAAGTCTTTCGGCTGAAATCATCGATGAAAGTAATAAAATACTTACTACCTCCATTAGAAGGAACTTCAACTGAGCACAAGTCTGAGTGGATTAACTCCAATGGTGCATTCGCCCTCCAAGCTTTGCCTTTTTGAAAAGGTTCTCTGTACTTCTTTCCCAAAATACAAGACTCACACCTTCTGTCAGGAAAATCAATAGAAGGCAAACCATCAACAAATTCTTTCTTGCAAGAAAATTCAAACTCCCAAAATTCAGATGCTCAAAGCGTAGATGCCACAGCCAGGTATCATCACAATTCACAGAACTAAAGCAAGGTAAATCACCGCAATTGAGATAAAGAGGCCATAAACGACTATTATTCATCTTTATTCTTGCAATTAGTCCTATTTTATCATCATTGATAGTTCCCATTCTGTACTTAAAACGCAAATCATAACTTTTTTCTGTTAGTTGCCCCAAACTCAATAAATTGTGATGAAGACTCGGAACATAATATACCTCAGCTATAAAATGAGAAGATCCATTTTTCGAAGTAATTGGAATTTTTCCCCTTCCAACAGCAGGCACCTTTGCATTATTGCCAAGTCTTACTGTAGCTTTAAATGATTCATCCAGATCAACAAATAATTTCTTATTTCCAGACATATGATTGCTACAACCAGAATCAATAAACCATTCATTCCCTTTATTTTCTTCTGTCGCGGAGCTAGAAAACAATAATGTCTCTTTTTTATCTCCATAATTTTCAGCCATCTTTGCATGTTCTTCCCTATTTTCAGATTCATTGTACCAACAATCACGTTGATAATGTCCATTTTTCACAATTATAACACTGAACATTTGATTTATCACGTCTTTGAAAACTTTGATTACTCTGTTGTTCCCTCCTGAAATTATTATCATTTCTTTGTTGATAGGAAAAattacctctaccacggcctcgATAATCACCTCTACCACCTCGTCTTCTACCTCTGAAATTGTGACCTCGTTGATTTGTTTCAGCCAGATTTGatgtttcttctttttctttaggTTGATTCACCTTTGCTTGCAATGCCTCATCAACTGTTTCAGTTGTTTGTTGATTTAAGGACATCTCATATGTCACTAGTTCACCTTCTAAATCATCAAGTGTCAAAGTGCTAAGATCTTTGGTTGCCTCAAGAACCGTCTTCTTAGTGTGAAACTTTGTACTCAAGGACCGTAATATTTTTTCAGCAACTTTAACTTGGTCTAATGCTTCTCCATTAGTCGTCATATCGTTGACAATATTAATAACTCTTGTAAAGAATTCTTTGACAGACTCTGTAGGTTTCATTTGGGCCAACTTGTACTGTCTTCTAAGCTCTTGCAATTTGACTTTTCTTACGTCTGCGGAACCTCGATGTGAATTCACCAAAATTTTCCAAGCCTCCTTTGCCGACTTTGCATGTAAAAATTTATTGTACACATACAATTCGACCTTGCTATCGAGGTAGAAACGTGCCTTATAATCCAATTGTCTATTTTTCTCCAAATCTTTAGCTGCTTCACCGGTCAATGTTATGCCTTCTGGGGTTTCCACGAACCCTGTATCAATAATGGACCATAGTCCAACAACATTGAAAAATTTCTTCATCTGTTGATACCAACTCTCAAAATTATTTTTGCCATCAAACACAAAAATGAGACAATTTGGTAAATAGGGAATATCCATATTCTTTTATGTGTGTCAGATCTCACACAGgttctgataccaatttgaaggaaataaaaaaaatactcaaaggaataatataagcacaagcggaagactcaacaatggctatataaaagaaaatatcaaactagagagagaaggtaggagactttatttaataactcaaaactcttGAATCTCACTATAATTAAAATATGTGACATagcatccctatttataatactaGAAACCAAAATGGACTAGGACTAGAAAAACCTATTCcaatatgaatttgataaataaatCCTAACTATACATGAATTAAATAAACTAAATCCTAAACAACTTAAGTTTCCCACTCTTGGTTTATTTCCtacaaaaataaaaagtaaaaatacatattattttttaataaaatattctttttgttaaCCCCTCCTCCCCATGAGCTCCCCCTTTTGCTCTCTTGGTGACTCGAACCCATAATTTTCGATTGGATGTGGAAGGTGCTTATCATTTGAGCAATCCATTTTGTCAAGAATACATATTATATAATCATGGTTGAATAATAAATATATGAATACAAAACATATATCTTACATTTTTTAGTTAAATATTATGTGTGATAAGTTTTTACCAAAAATATTATGCTATTTTAGGAATATTTTGAACCAACTTTGTTTTTGCTAAAGTGAGAAGTGGGGGTGCACAAAGAAACCCGATAAACCACACCAAATCGAAAAAttgagtcaaaccgagaaaaaaatccgactagtgatttggtttgacttggtttggtgttgaaaaaaaaaatcggacacaattggtttgatttgattttagctaaaaaaagtcaaactcaATCAAACTAACCTGACATTAcatatattcaatttttaaatattttatacataaaaatatttatttgtcaTCTAATTTTNNNNNNNNNNNNNNNNNNNNNNNNNNNNNNNNNNNNNNNNNNNNNNNNNNNNNNNNNNNNNNNNNNNNNNNNNNNNNNNNNNNNNNNNNNNNNNNNNNNNNNNNNNNNNNNNNNNNNNNNNNNNNNNNNNNNNNNNNNNNNNNNNNNNNNNNNNNNNNNNNNNNNNNNNNNNNNNNNNNNNNNNNNNNNNNNNNNNNNNNNNNNNNNNNNNNNNNNNNNNNNNaaatatttcttaattttttttcataattttttgtcttttatcaAATTAATTCAAGCATGAACTTAAATttttttgaatgtcaataagttttatatagtccaaaccaaaaccaaatcaatactaatgctaagaaaagaaattcaattctaacactaaagatgacaataatgttggatatctattctttagttttgcataattagtttagaaagtgaaaatacataacttaattttttttctttatcatATCGTTAATACTTATtatccgtacttattttagcatgacttagtattttttttgttgaatattttaatacaatgtcatcactcatctcacaCTTTGTGTTATTTCTTAAAAAAtacttaattatatagttgtatcttactagtaCTAAAACAATAtctgaaataaaaaaattatatattttgtatgaaaatttttccaaaaaaaaaactcgaaaaaATCTAAGGTTGAAAAACTTAAATTTTATTAATTTGGtttaatttataaatttaaaaattcaACAAAATTAATTTAATCTGATACTTAAAAATCCGATCCACGTACACGCATATTGAGAAGTAAGAAGATCCTAATGGAGCACCTTTTCTTTCGGCCATCTATGAGACCCCTTTTTCCGCGTTGCAGTTTCCAAAACCGCGTGCCCTATTATTCTGTAGGTGCATCACCATCACAAATGTTGGTTGTAACGATACACCTTATTTATTTCTCCTTCTTTTTACTACTTTTGTTTTTTCCTTTATTGCTTTACTTTAATTTCCTTTGTAAAACGTGTTTGGGATAGTGGGGTCCACTGAAAAGAAGAGTTTCACCTTTGGTGGGTTATAGAACTCAGATAGATTTAAAGGTAGCAAGATTCCAATTAACCTCTATTGTCGCCTATAAAGTTAGTGTCTCTTGAATATTACTACTTGCTATCTTTAAAAGGTAGATAAAAATGAAAGCTAATATAGATAGTAAAAGGTGAAGGCCATTTAGCGGAGAAGACAAGGCAAAACGTAAAAAATAGTCGACGGGTGTTTAATCAAGAAAACCATTAATCCAAACTTTGAGCTGATCCAGTATTTGAACTCCATAAATTTAATCTTTAAGATATTTAGTATTAAATTCATTTAAGTATGAGTCCATACTCCCttcggataaaaaagagtgtccatttaagttttttttcttgggTAAAAAAAAGTATCTaattatcaaatcaagaaagaattaactattttttcaaatttgctcctattaagtgttatgtaaCCAAACCCCAATACTTATTTAATTAGAAACAGTTTTGTCAAATTACCTATTCTTTTCaaggagttagtatttttttaatgAGTGTCAAAAtgactaagtggacactctttttaatCCGGATGGAGTATTATAGTAAATTTAGCTCCTGTTTGGCAATAGATTTGGAGGttattttatttggaaaaaagttggaaTTCTATGAGTGGAAGTGAATTTCTCCCAAAAACTAGTCTGAGTCAATTTTGgaacttgaaaatattttgaagataaattttcaagATCTGATTAAATCTCATGGCCAAATAgatatttgaaaataaatttcaaattctGATCCAAAATCTATAATAAAAGCTGGCTTAATATAATCTTGCATGTAAATTTATACTATGCATTAAATATTGAATTCAGCTGAACTTGATATTATTATGTTGCATCCGCCCTAAACTTTGCCCCTTTCCAGTTGCAGGCTTTTTCCCTTAAGCCCCTCTGCGACACTTCATTGCCTAATTGGTTTTCATTTTTTAGTATTCATTTTCACTGTTAATCTCTTTTGCTCTTCTAATATTCACATCTCAGAACAAAGCAAAGCAATGGCTTGCAAGCCTATTAGTTTATCTTCACAGGGGAGATACTAGTAGACTAGTAGTAGTAGCTCTTGGAGGATATATAAAATATGCACGTATTGTCTACCAGTACACACAAAGAAATTGCAAGAAAATAGGAAATGAGAACTTGAACGATGATGAATTGAATACCTACAAAGGAACAGATCAACAACCATATCTGGTTTTAATTACAAAAATCTATTAATAGTAATAGTGAATAGTAGTCAGATCTAAGTAGTTTTCAATGACGGTTGAAGCCAAGATTAAACTTGAAATTGAAGTAAGTATAATCTAGGCCTACTAAGTAAAATAAAATCCAAAACAACTATTGCTAGTATTGTTCAGTTTTGACTGGAAATTCAGCACCTAATCCCAACCATGCCTTGTTTTCTTCCACCTTAGGAGAAGCTGCCTGTTTATGGAAGTTGCTAATTTGGTAAGGTGCCTTTGTAGTCAAcctatcttttcttttctccaAGAACCTTGTAAGTGAAGCTCTTCTAGCAATTGGTAAATCTGCAAaacaaataaaaacaaaaatcCATTAGTCTTCTTCAACGATGACCACAAAGAGAGATACGTTAGTCTATGGAtagtttttgcttttttttttccaataaacTGTTTACATATAGAATTGGGGTATAATTTTCTGAAATTCAACTTCTAAAAACTTCAAAAAGCTGTTTTCACTCTATATCACCGTCAAAAATTCACAAACAACTCCAATTTCtattcatgtccaaacacaactctaattcgcaaataccattttcaacttgaaaacaaatactattccctttgtcccaatttatgtgataaggTCGGATTTCAAAagtcaaacttctttattttaACTATggcaatctttaagttttttaaaaaaaaatattaacttaCATAAAAAATTACTAAAAGCGACgaaaattaataatttaaaatgttGAAGAACATGCCAAAAATCGCGGTTAAAAGATTTTCTTGTTTGATTCTCAAAATCAGTTATAAATTGGACAAAAAGGAGTAGCATGACAAAACATTCGTAAAAAAGGGAATAATAACTACAACAAAATACAGTAATAGATAATcgaaatacaataacaaaaaatAGTAAAAAGGATCTAAAAGGGCCAATTTTTTTTACCGGAAACAGTTGGCTGAGAAGGCATTTGAGGATTAACCAAATCAACAACAGATTCCGCTTGTTTAGGAGGAACCATAGCACAAGGAGAGTTGTTGATTTGATTCTGTGCATTGTTGGTAGTACTAGCACCAGCCATAAGCATGATGTCCTTAGCTTTGTCTGCTGGAAAATCATTGAACACAATAACTTGACCTGCATAGAATATCGTCATCTGTGCTTTCTCCGGTTCAGATTCAGTATTCATTGCAGCAGCTTGCTCGGGGAACAGATTCATCGATTTCTCAATCTTTGGCAACAAATCCATAGTAGTAGAACCTGTTAAACAAGCCCATATGTTACAGTCAATTCATCAAATGATTATCCTGGTTGTAGACTTCTGAATTTTTTGGCGAAAAAGGTTTAGATTTGCCTATGTACTCTCAGAAAAAAGTTATTACTGATATtcttttgatatatttgttcttaCCATAAAACTTTGGTCACCCCTAACATTAATTTCTgttatttccttccaaatttaaATCTAGTCAAATTAAAGCCAACCCCATTTGCAAAATAAACTCAATAgcaaaaatagtttttttttcctGAGAATACAGGGGTAAATCTaatctttttcccttttttggGAAAATAATGTCATCAAACTATGCTCATATTTTATATGAAGTGTAAAACAATCCATTTTTAGACTCCTCAACACCTTAACCTACTAAATTCTAAAACCCATGTTGAAAAATAACTCGAAATGGAGTAAAAAAGCTTACCAGTGGAATCAAAATTGCGGTTGATACCAAGACTGAGATCTCCAAAGGAACCCTTTTCTTTTAGGTATTGGCTTAACAAACTACATGTCTGAGAGAAATGTGATTTCTGACCGGCGAGTCTACCAGAATCCACAATCTCCGATGAAGCCATTTGTAAATACTTTGCTTTTTCAAAGcttcttctccttctttctttttgttgaatcaaagtaaagttgaagaataatgggttaagagcacatgtatatatattgagTGTATAAGGGAAACACGGAACAGGATGTTGGGCGTGGCGTGTGCGTGGTTGATGGGTTAAGCACGAGGAATATGTGGAGGCCTTTATATTTAATTTAGTactacttactttattatgttttaaAGGCGTGCTCTTTGCTGTTACAAAAGGTTGATTATTCTCCACTTGCTCTTTTTGTTttcctattttatttatttaatctctctgtttcaattgacacatttttctttttaatttatccattaaaaaaatatttattctttGATAGATTATGTAATAGTCTACATAAATATTGCAAATATTAGGATAATCTTTTGATAATTAGCAACTGTATATTAAGCATGATCTCTTCCTtttgtatagtaattaggtcctataatttagcctagtattatgctgATAGTTAAATACCTActtatagcttgtttggccaagcttattttcccTCCAAAAGTACTTATCTTTTCAATaagtgtttattttaaaaaaagtgaggtgtttggccaagcttttgggagaaaataagtgtttttggggagtagcagaagcagtttttcaaaagctaaaaaaaatagcttttgcccaaaagcacttttttgaaaaatacttttgagaaaaatacacatagaagcactttttaaaagcttggtcaaacactaattacttctcaaaagtactttttaaattaattggccaaacaaaaactgtttttagccaaaagtacttttttgagctgttttaaaaagtttggccaaacaagctattaGTATATaaggactttcatacatcaatacagatcacggattgatttcctatatggtatcagactaggtttccTTCCCCACCTCCTAAACCTAGCCGTCCACTTCCCtctctcctaaccctagccgtagcccccccccccccccccccttcctccTCCCTtttctctcttcaatggctgaccACCAAAATTTTCATTCTGCCttaaccgtcacgaatgt
Protein-coding sequences here:
- the LOC132617199 gene encoding protein TIFY 10A-like; its protein translation is MASSEIVDSGRLAGQKSHFSQTCSLLSQYLKEKGSFGDLSLGINRNFDSTGSTTMDLLPKIEKSMNLFPEQAAAMNTESEPEKAQMTIFYAGQVIVFNDFPADKAKDIMLMAGASTTNNAQNQINNSPCAMVPPKQAESVVDLVNPQMPSQPTVSDLPIARRASLTRFLEKRKDRLTTKAPYQISNFHKQAASPKVEENKAWLGLGAEFPVKTEQY